In Paenibacillus sp. J23TS9, a single genomic region encodes these proteins:
- a CDS encoding beta-N-acetylglucosaminidase domain-containing protein, with amino-acid sequence MQNTNQDPHNLYELYPVPQKVTPLSGESKLSDTIHIVVKSELKAATLPKLQKELNDLGLSSTVSSQFKEGQSNIVLALSGQADSLSDSDADVDSLCNHKEGYNLQVRGNTSGAQVVIIGYDSDGIHYGAVTLSQMLKQSPNGILKSCMIEDYPEILYRGYVEGFYGYPWSHADRMDLMAFGGEQKLNTYIYAPKDDPYHRKHWRDLYPEDKAKDIAELAAAGHANNLNFVWTIHPGDSIDLSIEEDFVSVLNKLEQLYGLGVRQFGVLFDDLVGVPNGGQQAAFINRIDSEFVKAKGDIRPLITVGTRYCEAWGPSMTDYFKPFVETLHEDVEIMWTGAATMSNISKEQYDSPIRQIGSDRNLSVWWNYPVNDYCDSKILMGKIENLSSDLDNVNGFFSNPMNQAQASKQALFCIADHNWNTDAFDTNTSFSASFKAITPEVAEDLEIFASNSSYLKDDGGVSGDFLFDESWYLKEDVKEFIAAIEAGQDASAPAAGLRAHFERMELAANRIEEQCINRNLVEELKPFLAAFKLMAQSGQNVIQAWNALRTGNLMDMEKHNEEAQKQLAAMENCKVNRLKEEIPFDFTVDVGTHVIKPLIAELIVKIAVNAGTEGEAPQLNYDRKNIALSSLGVTAEASSSVNDNENAAKTIDGSISSGKWCATEHRPYLTVDLKELKTIKQYRIINCGHPEARESKYWNTMHAQILASQDGEQFAIIDEIVDNREDVINRILAEGVTARYIRLQIIEPAQTSVDGSGHTRIYGFELFDELYPELSEKVLTSDMEYDPSGTLKIHHVRKGDCISLYESLDAETPFAVSGSADEGQDIVFNDISMYNIGNRVFVERKSGSLLPSVRTSKGIA; translated from the coding sequence ATGCAAAATACGAACCAAGACCCACACAACCTGTATGAACTTTATCCGGTTCCTCAAAAGGTAACTCCACTAAGCGGAGAGTCAAAACTTTCGGATACCATCCACATTGTTGTCAAGTCCGAACTGAAAGCAGCTACACTACCTAAGCTGCAAAAAGAGCTGAATGATCTTGGGCTTAGCAGCACCGTTTCGAGTCAATTCAAGGAGGGACAGTCCAACATTGTTCTAGCTTTGAGCGGACAAGCCGACAGCCTTTCCGATTCAGATGCCGATGTGGACTCACTTTGTAATCATAAAGAAGGATACAACTTGCAAGTCCGTGGAAATACCTCAGGAGCTCAGGTTGTAATTATCGGTTATGACAGCGACGGTATCCATTATGGAGCAGTCACGTTGTCCCAGATGCTGAAGCAATCCCCAAACGGGATCCTGAAGTCCTGTATGATTGAGGACTATCCGGAAATTTTGTACCGCGGCTATGTCGAAGGTTTTTACGGCTATCCATGGAGTCATGCGGACCGGATGGATCTGATGGCGTTTGGCGGCGAGCAGAAGCTGAATACATATATCTACGCTCCGAAAGATGATCCTTATCACCGCAAGCATTGGAGAGATCTGTATCCGGAAGACAAAGCGAAGGATATTGCGGAACTGGCTGCTGCAGGCCATGCCAACAATTTGAATTTCGTCTGGACGATTCATCCGGGAGATTCCATTGATCTGTCCATTGAAGAAGATTTTGTATCCGTGTTAAATAAACTGGAGCAGTTGTATGGACTTGGTGTGCGCCAATTCGGCGTATTATTCGATGATTTGGTCGGCGTTCCAAATGGCGGGCAGCAGGCAGCGTTCATTAACCGTATCGATAGCGAATTCGTGAAGGCAAAAGGGGATATCCGCCCTCTGATTACCGTAGGCACGAGGTATTGCGAAGCATGGGGTCCATCCATGACGGATTATTTCAAACCATTTGTCGAAACGCTGCATGAGGACGTTGAAATCATGTGGACCGGCGCGGCGACGATGTCCAACATTTCCAAGGAGCAATACGATTCTCCCATACGACAAATCGGCTCTGACCGCAATCTCTCTGTATGGTGGAACTACCCGGTCAATGACTACTGCGATTCCAAAATTTTGATGGGCAAAATCGAGAATCTAAGCTCCGATCTGGATAATGTCAATGGTTTCTTCTCAAACCCGATGAACCAGGCTCAAGCTTCCAAACAGGCGCTTTTCTGCATTGCCGATCATAATTGGAACACCGACGCTTTTGATACAAATACCAGCTTTTCTGCTTCCTTCAAAGCGATCACGCCCGAGGTTGCGGAAGATTTGGAGATTTTCGCATCCAATAGCTCTTACCTGAAAGACGATGGCGGTGTCAGCGGAGATTTCCTTTTTGATGAATCGTGGTATTTGAAAGAGGATGTAAAAGAATTTATTGCGGCGATCGAAGCGGGTCAGGATGCTTCAGCTCCTGCAGCCGGTTTGCGAGCTCATTTTGAACGCATGGAGCTGGCAGCAAATCGGATTGAAGAGCAGTGCATAAACCGCAATCTGGTGGAGGAACTGAAGCCGTTCCTGGCTGCTTTCAAGCTGATGGCTCAATCTGGACAAAACGTTATCCAGGCATGGAACGCATTACGGACCGGAAACCTGATGGATATGGAAAAACATAACGAGGAAGCTCAGAAACAGCTCGCGGCTATGGAAAATTGCAAAGTAAACCGCTTGAAGGAAGAGATTCCGTTTGATTTTACCGTAGATGTCGGAACGCATGTCATCAAGCCGTTGATCGCTGAATTGATCGTTAAGATTGCTGTAAACGCCGGAACGGAAGGTGAGGCACCTCAACTGAACTATGACCGGAAAAATATTGCCTTATCCTCGCTTGGCGTGACAGCAGAAGCTTCAAGCAGTGTGAATGATAACGAAAATGCAGCTAAAACGATCGACGGCAGCATCAGCAGCGGCAAATGGTGCGCTACCGAGCATCGACCGTATCTGACGGTGGACCTGAAGGAACTGAAGACCATCAAACAGTATAGAATCATAAACTGCGGCCATCCGGAGGCTAGGGAATCGAAGTACTGGAATACGATGCATGCGCAAATTCTAGCTAGCCAGGACGGTGAACAGTTCGCGATCATTGATGAAATCGTCGATAATCGGGAGGACGTGATCAACCGTATTCTTGCGGAGGGAGTGACGGCTCGCTATATTCGGCTCCAAATCATTGAACCGGCACAAACGAGCGTAGATGGCAGCGGGCATACGCGCATCTATGGATTTGAGCTGTTCGATGAACTTTACCCCGAGTTGTCCGAAAAAGTGCTGACATCCGATATGGAATATGACCCTTCCGGGACGCTTAAGATTCACCATGTGCGCAAAGGGGACTGCATCTCATTGTATGAATCTCTGGATGCCGAAACGCCGTTTGCTGTTTCCGGGTCTGCGGATGAGGGTCAAGACATTGTATTTAATGACATATCAATGTATAATATTGGAAATCGAGTTTTTGTAGAGCGGAAGAGTGGTTCTCTCTTACCAAGCGTCAGAACTTCGAAAGGTATCGCATAA
- a CDS encoding VOC family protein, producing the protein MKVKRIVTNIHTHEIAEAKRFYQDILGLELLMDHGWIATYGSEETMQIQLSFAAEGGSGTPTPDLSIEVDDVEEAYERMQKAGFHIEYGPVEEPWGVRRFYVRDPFERLVNILTHM; encoded by the coding sequence ATGAAAGTAAAGCGCATCGTAACCAATATACATACGCATGAGATTGCAGAAGCAAAACGCTTTTATCAGGATATCCTTGGTCTGGAGCTGCTCATGGATCATGGTTGGATCGCCACATACGGGTCAGAGGAGACAATGCAGATCCAGCTCAGCTTTGCCGCTGAGGGAGGCTCGGGTACGCCAACGCCGGATCTATCGATTGAAGTCGATGACGTGGAAGAAGCATATGAGCGCATGCAAAAAGCCGGATTCCATATAGAATATGGTCCGGTGGAAGAGCCTTGGGGCGTCCGCAGATTCTATGTGCGGGATCCTTTTGAAAGATTGGTGAACATCTTGACTCATATGTAA